Proteins from a single region of Fodinibius sp. Rm-B-1B1-1:
- a CDS encoding sigma-70 family RNA polymerase sigma factor: MSDSKASNSQTSDSPRENASESSLEDDVLVKKAKGGDEKAYKKLVDKYERALYFHILKMVKDREQVEDLVQEAFVKAFDNLNTYSNSYAFSTWLYRIATNNTIDYLRKKKLKTLSIDKPMKTKDGEMEMQLPDESASTDRDIIKKQRKQIVQNAIDDLPEKYRKVIELRHMEEKSYQEIAKVLDKPLGTVKAHIFRARELLYKTLKDKRHRF, translated from the coding sequence ATGTCTGATTCAAAAGCTTCAAACTCACAAACATCCGATTCTCCTCGAGAAAATGCATCAGAAAGTAGTCTCGAAGATGATGTCCTTGTAAAAAAGGCAAAGGGAGGGGACGAAAAGGCTTATAAAAAGCTTGTCGACAAATATGAGCGCGCCCTTTATTTTCATATCTTAAAGATGGTAAAAGATCGGGAGCAGGTTGAAGATTTAGTGCAGGAAGCGTTTGTGAAGGCTTTTGACAATCTGAATACCTATAGCAATTCTTATGCTTTTTCTACATGGCTATATCGGATTGCCACTAATAATACCATTGATTACCTGAGGAAGAAGAAGTTAAAAACGCTCTCTATCGATAAACCCATGAAGACGAAAGATGGAGAGATGGAAATGCAGCTTCCAGACGAATCGGCAAGTACTGATCGTGATATTATAAAAAAGCAGCGAAAGCAAATTGTACAAAATGCGATTGATGATCTTCCAGAGAAATATCGAAAGGTGATCGAATTGCGTCACATGGAAGAGAAAAGTTATCAAGAGATTGCCAAGGTATTAGATAAGCCGCTGGGTACGGTAAAGGCTCATATTTTTCGGGCTCGTGAACTTCTTTATAAAACTCTCAAAGATAAGAGGCACCGTTTTTAA
- a CDS encoding acyl-CoA carboxylase subunit beta, with amino-acid sequence MSSQDANDASPKDLKSLIEEINNTEEEIKKGGGEKRIKKQHNKGKLTARERIDQLIDEGTKLYELGLWAGYEMYEDEGGCPSGGVVTGIGTVSGRDCVIVANDATVKAGAWFPITAKKNLRVQEIALENKLPILYLVDSAGVYLPMQDEIFPDKDHFGRIFRNNARLSAEGIPQIAAIMGSCVAGGAYLPIMSDEALIVDGTGSVFLAGSYLVKAAIGEDVDNETLGGATTHTEISGVTDYKVEDDEECLSTVRDLVDKLGPFDKAGFNRKEAVAPARDATEIFDVFPDDRTKPYDMNKVLECIVDEDSFTEFKKGYGQTLITGFARVDGWSVGIVANQRKVTRTKQGEMQVGGVIYSDSADKAARFIMNCNQKKIPIVFLQDVSGFMIGKRAEHGGIIKDGAKMVNAVSNSTVPKITIVVGNSYGAGNYAMCGRAYDPRFMYAWPSAQIAVMGGTQAAKVLTQIRVSALEKKGKEITEEEEQEIMKEISERYEHQTDVRYAAARLWVDGIINPVDTRDRISHAIKCANHNPEIEEFKTGVMQV; translated from the coding sequence ATGAGTTCCCAAGATGCTAATGATGCTTCTCCAAAAGACTTGAAATCGTTGATTGAAGAGATCAATAATACAGAAGAAGAGATTAAGAAGGGAGGTGGAGAAAAGCGAATTAAAAAACAGCATAATAAAGGTAAGCTTACAGCCCGGGAACGCATTGATCAGCTTATCGATGAGGGAACAAAGTTGTATGAATTGGGATTGTGGGCTGGCTATGAGATGTATGAAGATGAGGGTGGATGCCCATCTGGTGGCGTTGTTACGGGGATTGGTACCGTATCTGGGCGCGATTGTGTGATCGTTGCGAATGATGCCACTGTAAAAGCGGGCGCCTGGTTTCCGATAACGGCCAAGAAGAATTTGCGTGTCCAGGAAATTGCCCTCGAGAACAAACTGCCGATTCTTTATTTGGTGGATTCAGCCGGTGTTTACTTGCCTATGCAGGATGAGATTTTTCCCGATAAGGACCACTTCGGGCGCATCTTTCGAAACAACGCCCGCTTAAGTGCCGAAGGCATCCCACAAATAGCAGCTATTATGGGTAGCTGTGTGGCCGGTGGTGCTTATTTACCGATAATGAGTGACGAAGCGCTGATTGTAGATGGAACGGGAAGCGTTTTTCTGGCTGGAAGCTATTTGGTAAAAGCAGCCATTGGTGAAGATGTAGATAATGAAACTCTTGGCGGGGCGACTACTCATACCGAAATCAGCGGTGTTACCGACTATAAGGTGGAGGATGATGAAGAGTGTTTGTCAACCGTTCGAGATTTAGTAGATAAATTAGGTCCCTTTGATAAAGCCGGGTTCAATCGCAAAGAAGCTGTTGCACCAGCCCGCGATGCCACCGAAATTTTTGACGTCTTTCCCGATGATCGTACCAAGCCGTACGATATGAATAAGGTGCTTGAATGTATTGTTGATGAGGATTCCTTTACAGAGTTTAAGAAAGGATATGGGCAGACGCTTATTACCGGCTTTGCTCGCGTTGACGGTTGGAGTGTGGGTATTGTAGCCAATCAGCGTAAGGTTACGCGTACTAAGCAGGGCGAAATGCAGGTCGGCGGGGTTATCTATTCTGATTCAGCTGATAAAGCTGCTCGTTTTATTATGAACTGTAATCAGAAGAAAATTCCTATTGTTTTTCTGCAGGATGTATCCGGTTTCATGATTGGTAAGCGGGCTGAGCATGGTGGCATCATCAAAGACGGTGCTAAAATGGTGAATGCGGTATCCAACAGTACGGTTCCCAAGATTACCATTGTTGTTGGTAATAGCTATGGGGCTGGTAATTATGCCATGTGTGGACGTGCTTACGATCCGCGTTTTATGTACGCCTGGCCGTCGGCGCAAATTGCGGTGATGGGTGGGACACAAGCTGCTAAAGTGTTGACACAAATTCGCGTATCTGCGCTTGAAAAGAAGGGCAAGGAGATCACCGAAGAGGAGGAGCAAGAGATTATGAAGGAGATCAGTGAGCGGTACGAGCATCAGACGGATGTCCGATATGCTGCTGCACGCTTATGGGTGGATGGCATTATTAATCCTGTTGATACGCGCGATCGCATTTCTCACGCTATTAAATGTGCGAACCACAATCCAGAGATTGAGGAGTTTAAGACGGGGGTTATGCAGGTGTAA
- a CDS encoding ABC transporter permease encodes MNFEWYLAKRYFKGKRKGSRFLSFIKIMAITGVAVGSAGLLIALSVVHGFKSVIDNKVLGFAPHVTVTTFGGNTINRADTLLSDLESYPEIDQAQAVIDGQTMLQTPDDVTGTLLKGVDINGDVTEIRNYISKGSYDLTADSSGRPGIVIGSKLANTLNADINSTLTAYTVDGLPSPLSSPEIQQFRLTGIYQTGIGQFDDVLALTSRGHIETLFQQSPEEASMIEIRLKDRSNIEAFGKKLDSELSYPYFAQTIYERYSSIFAWVDLQEETIPFVIAVMIIVAAFNLIGTVLMMVLERTRDIGILKTIGASDKSIRGVFLLEGLFVAVVGLSIGIILSLVFAWLQSTYQLIPLSEQNYYMAYAPVEPHMIDFVLVTGVTLFLCALASWLPARIAAKTDPLKVIAYGR; translated from the coding sequence ATGAACTTCGAGTGGTATTTAGCCAAGCGCTATTTTAAAGGAAAGCGAAAAGGTTCGCGCTTTCTATCCTTTATCAAAATTATGGCTATTACCGGTGTTGCGGTTGGTTCAGCGGGATTGCTAATTGCCTTGTCGGTGGTTCATGGCTTTAAATCCGTCATCGATAATAAAGTACTTGGCTTTGCCCCTCACGTTACTGTAACAACCTTTGGCGGCAATACCATTAATCGTGCCGATACTCTGCTGTCAGATTTAGAATCCTATCCTGAAATTGATCAGGCGCAGGCCGTCATTGATGGCCAAACCATGCTGCAAACCCCGGACGATGTTACCGGAACGCTCTTAAAAGGGGTGGACATCAACGGCGATGTAACGGAAATCAGAAATTATATTAGCAAAGGCAGCTATGATCTTACAGCTGATAGCAGTGGACGTCCCGGCATTGTGATTGGATCAAAGCTGGCTAATACGCTTAATGCTGATATCAACTCGACGTTGACGGCTTATACCGTTGACGGACTCCCTTCTCCGCTCAGTTCTCCAGAGATCCAACAATTTCGACTAACGGGCATTTACCAAACGGGCATCGGGCAGTTTGATGATGTCCTTGCCCTTACCTCGCGTGGACATATAGAAACATTGTTCCAACAATCGCCCGAAGAGGCTTCGATGATAGAAATACGGTTAAAAGATCGATCTAATATCGAAGCATTCGGTAAAAAACTGGATAGTGAACTCAGTTATCCCTATTTCGCGCAAACCATTTATGAACGCTACAGCAGTATATTTGCCTGGGTTGATCTCCAGGAAGAAACCATTCCCTTTGTAATAGCGGTAATGATTATCGTGGCAGCGTTTAACCTTATCGGCACTGTGTTGATGATGGTTCTGGAACGAACGCGGGATATCGGTATCCTTAAAACCATTGGCGCCAGTGATAAAAGTATCCGGGGTGTCTTTTTGTTAGAGGGGTTATTTGTGGCCGTCGTTGGCTTATCAATTGGTATCATTCTTTCCCTTGTTTTTGCATGGCTCCAATCAACCTACCAACTTATCCCACTCTCCGAGCAAAACTACTATATGGCCTATGCTCCCGTTGAACCTCACATGATTGATTTCGTGCTGGTTACTGGTGTAACGCTTTTCCTATGTGCCTTGGCCTCGTGGCTGCCAGCACGTATTGCAGCTAAAACTGACCCGCTTAAAGTGATTGCATACGGTCGATAA
- a CDS encoding class I SAM-dependent methyltransferase, which yields MSNQTENHLPEYSKLADIYDAVMENVDYELWADFIDALMLQHHPKPVDILELACGTGSVSLFLDELECYNVVGTDLSPQMIEKARQKNKSMFCNVTFKIMDFLDINLDQTFDVAFSVFDSINYLDNPEEVLTFLQQTKKVLRPGGLLIFDFTTPKNSIQAIQYLNNEEGYTDNNYRYFRKSRYNANEQIHENAFQIEKLDADQETVIEKYHEIHHQRIYTLQQMLDIIDQTAYNIIAKYSGFDFEEADEQSLRITMVLQCPSNQ from the coding sequence ATGAGTAATCAGACTGAGAACCACTTGCCCGAATACAGTAAACTGGCCGACATTTATGATGCGGTAATGGAAAACGTTGATTATGAACTTTGGGCCGACTTTATTGATGCCCTTATGCTTCAACACCATCCCAAACCGGTAGATATCTTGGAGTTGGCATGTGGCACGGGTTCCGTTTCGCTTTTTTTGGATGAGCTGGAATGCTATAACGTGGTGGGCACCGACCTCTCCCCCCAGATGATTGAAAAAGCCCGTCAAAAAAATAAGTCCATGTTTTGCAATGTAACGTTTAAAATCATGGACTTTCTTGATATTAACTTAGACCAAACGTTTGATGTTGCTTTCAGTGTATTTGATAGCATTAATTACCTGGACAATCCAGAAGAAGTACTTACATTTTTACAACAAACAAAAAAGGTACTACGACCCGGTGGATTACTTATTTTTGATTTCACTACCCCCAAAAACTCCATACAAGCAATTCAATATTTAAATAACGAAGAGGGATATACTGACAATAATTATCGTTATTTTAGGAAAAGCCGATACAATGCGAACGAGCAAATTCATGAAAATGCATTTCAAATAGAAAAGCTTGACGCCGATCAGGAAACTGTCATCGAAAAATATCACGAAATTCATCATCAGCGAATTTATACCCTGCAACAAATGCTTGATATTATCGATCAAACAGCGTATAACATAATCGCGAAGTATAGCGGTTTTGATTTTGAAGAAGCCGATGAACAGAGTTTACGAATAACAATGGTTTTACAATGTCCCAGCAATCAGTAA
- a CDS encoding GWxTD domain-containing protein translates to MNTFKKYLSSILLFLIIVVFSTDVFAQRNVSYRDLVMRQQQSQSNFEILTLPGNENELVQFAIIFHIPYNTLPFKKNSDRSSENKFYSSMNLMLEVFKKEDASTSDLKKEELSIQGLEPAGRAFWDDTVYAKEYDSTQSNSKFLSSYIKVNLKPGSYNYVLQMKQGDQAESRISRTRQIQISPYDKKKVGNILVSPLFNDGNDSAEFILNASGNAVEYAKDFFAIAYLPQYDDNENYTVDITKLNTYQQDTTRQNTVYSTKLTTDQVKTNVRPQLQRKNGTPYLNLTEVDNGYTYAILEIPNSRFQNSLYRIEIKDGTGNIIARDSYRSQWKDMPTSLLNLDVAIEMLRFIADKKTIRKIDSGSAAEREKKFRTFWEERDPTPDTEFNELMAEYYNRIDYAYNNFSTENTIGYNSDRGEVYIKFGPPQDINRKFPTSGATTEVWTYPNREFIFRATTGFGDFKLVSKQSR, encoded by the coding sequence GTGAATACGTTTAAAAAATACCTCTCATCAATACTACTTTTTCTGATCATTGTCGTTTTTTCTACGGATGTCTTTGCCCAACGCAATGTCAGCTACCGAGATCTCGTAATGCGTCAGCAACAGTCCCAATCCAATTTTGAAATATTAACGTTACCGGGGAATGAAAATGAATTAGTTCAATTTGCCATCATATTTCATATTCCCTACAACACTCTCCCTTTCAAGAAAAACAGCGACCGGTCTTCTGAAAACAAATTTTACAGCAGTATGAACCTGATGTTGGAGGTTTTTAAGAAAGAAGATGCCAGCACTTCGGACTTGAAGAAAGAAGAGCTCTCTATACAAGGATTGGAACCCGCCGGGAGAGCATTTTGGGATGATACGGTATATGCCAAAGAGTATGACAGCACCCAATCTAACAGTAAATTCCTGAGTAGCTATATTAAGGTGAATTTAAAACCCGGCTCCTACAATTATGTATTACAAATGAAACAAGGCGATCAAGCAGAAAGTCGCATTTCACGGACACGTCAAATACAGATATCGCCCTACGACAAAAAAAAGGTGGGCAATATCTTGGTCAGCCCATTATTTAATGACGGAAATGATTCTGCTGAATTTATTCTCAATGCATCGGGCAATGCCGTAGAATATGCCAAGGATTTCTTTGCCATCGCATATCTGCCACAATATGATGATAATGAAAATTATACGGTAGATATTACCAAGCTAAACACCTACCAACAAGATACTACGCGCCAAAATACGGTCTATTCTACAAAATTAACGACTGATCAAGTAAAAACGAATGTACGTCCACAGCTGCAAAGAAAAAATGGCACCCCCTATTTAAATCTTACAGAAGTCGATAATGGTTATACCTATGCTATCCTTGAAATTCCCAATAGCCGTTTTCAAAATTCACTATACCGCATAGAAATTAAAGACGGTACCGGAAATATTATTGCCCGTGATTCCTATCGATCCCAGTGGAAAGATATGCCTACAAGTCTGCTGAATTTAGATGTAGCCATTGAGATGCTTCGTTTCATTGCGGATAAAAAAACGATACGTAAAATAGATAGCGGGTCTGCTGCAGAACGAGAGAAAAAGTTCAGAACTTTTTGGGAAGAACGCGACCCCACTCCTGATACTGAATTCAATGAACTGATGGCCGAGTATTACAATCGCATTGATTACGCCTATAATAATTTTTCCACTGAAAACACCATTGGATATAACAGTGATCGCGGTGAGGTCTATATTAAATTTGGTCCTCCACAAGATATAAATCGAAAATTTCCAACTTCTGGTGCAACCACCGAGGTGTGGACCTATCCCAACAGGGAATTTATATTTCGGGCTACAACTGGATTTGGTGACTTTAAACTTGTTTCGAAACAGTCAAGATAG
- the ftsE gene encoding cell division ATP-binding protein FtsE, which yields MSQQSVIEFSNVTVSYNHQPVLDNINFSLENGEFTYLIGQTGAGKSSFLRLIYRDLLPNSGSVRVADMDVTTLPDKKVPYLRRRLGIVFQDFQLLPDRSVFDNVAFSLQVTGEKKSFIKQRVLEVLGMVGLSHKRKNMPEDLSGGEKQRVVIARALANEPRIMLADEPTGNLDPEASASIMELLKQINNRGMAVLMVTHDYDTVKKYPYRTLKLEDGHIKDIEVNKL from the coding sequence ATGTCCCAGCAATCAGTAATTGAATTTTCTAACGTAACGGTTTCATATAATCACCAACCCGTTCTTGATAATATCAACTTTTCACTCGAAAACGGGGAGTTCACGTATCTTATTGGTCAAACCGGAGCCGGCAAAAGTTCTTTCCTGCGCCTGATCTACCGAGATTTGCTTCCCAACTCAGGTTCTGTACGCGTTGCCGATATGGATGTCACTACACTGCCCGATAAAAAGGTACCCTACTTGCGTCGAAGACTGGGAATTGTATTTCAGGATTTTCAGCTGCTGCCCGACCGTTCCGTTTTTGACAATGTCGCCTTTTCACTGCAAGTAACCGGCGAAAAGAAAAGTTTTATTAAACAACGGGTGCTTGAAGTGCTTGGGATGGTTGGACTGAGCCACAAACGTAAGAACATGCCCGAAGATCTATCTGGCGGCGAAAAACAGCGTGTAGTCATAGCCCGGGCATTAGCCAACGAGCCGCGTATTATGTTAGCCGATGAGCCAACCGGAAATCTCGATCCCGAAGCCTCGGCCTCCATCATGGAGCTCCTTAAACAAATTAATAATCGCGGCATGGCGGTGCTAATGGTAACCCACGATTATGATACCGTGAAAAAATATCCCTATCGTACCCTCAAGCTTGAAGATGGTCACATTAAGGATATAGAAGTCAATAAACTTTAA
- the lysS gene encoding lysine--tRNA ligase → MSNTESSVSEQHEIRLEKLQELREMGYEPYPYDFDVTHKSKQILENPELIKKDDQDEDDVEKVSVAGRVMTRRIMGGSTFFNLQDSEGEIQVYIRKNDVGKEEYNEVFKRLTDIGDIVGIKGHVFKTGTGETTVYAKEFVLLSKTLRPIPLPKEVEEDGETKVYDAFSDKEQRYRQRYLDLIVNPEVRDVFQKRTEMVQAMRNFMNDKGYMEVETPILQPIYGGASAEPFVTHHNALDMKLYLRIANELYLKRLIVGGYDGVYEFSKDFRNEGLSRFHNPEFTQVELYVAYKDYNWMMEFVENMIENVAKAMHGSTTVTVGDNEIDFSAPWPRIPMFEAIENETGKNLYGKNLEELKKAAKELDIELEDSYGKGKIIDEIFGEYVEPKLIQPTFITDYPIEMSPLAKKHREKEGLVERFECICNGKEIANAFSELNDPVDQRKRFEEQARLRAQGDEEAMTIDEDFLQALEYGMPPTAGLGIGIDRLSMIMTDSDSIRDVLFFPQMKPEK, encoded by the coding sequence ATGAGCAATACTGAGTCCTCAGTAAGCGAACAACACGAAATACGTCTGGAAAAATTACAGGAACTACGGGAGATGGGTTACGAGCCCTACCCATATGACTTTGATGTAACCCATAAGAGTAAACAGATCCTGGAAAATCCCGAGTTGATCAAGAAGGACGACCAGGACGAAGATGATGTTGAAAAGGTCTCAGTAGCCGGACGTGTGATGACGCGACGCATTATGGGTGGCTCTACCTTCTTCAACCTGCAGGATTCAGAAGGAGAAATACAGGTATATATCCGAAAAAATGATGTCGGTAAAGAAGAGTATAACGAAGTCTTTAAGCGTCTGACTGATATTGGTGATATTGTCGGAATTAAAGGACATGTTTTTAAAACAGGTACCGGCGAAACCACGGTTTATGCCAAAGAATTTGTTCTATTGAGCAAAACACTACGCCCCATTCCCCTCCCCAAAGAGGTTGAAGAAGATGGCGAAACCAAAGTGTATGATGCTTTTTCGGATAAGGAACAGCGATATCGTCAGCGTTACTTGGATCTGATTGTCAATCCTGAAGTTCGTGACGTCTTTCAGAAGCGCACCGAAATGGTACAGGCAATGCGTAATTTCATGAACGATAAGGGCTATATGGAGGTTGAAACTCCAATCCTACAACCTATTTACGGAGGAGCATCGGCTGAGCCTTTTGTAACGCATCACAATGCGCTGGACATGAAACTCTACCTGCGTATTGCCAATGAGTTGTATCTAAAACGACTTATTGTAGGTGGATATGACGGCGTCTATGAATTCTCAAAAGATTTCCGCAACGAGGGACTTTCCCGTTTTCACAATCCGGAGTTTACCCAAGTTGAGCTTTACGTGGCTTATAAGGATTACAACTGGATGATGGAATTTGTGGAGAATATGATCGAAAATGTAGCCAAGGCAATGCACGGTTCTACCACCGTTACCGTTGGCGATAATGAGATTGATTTCTCTGCCCCCTGGCCTCGCATTCCGATGTTCGAAGCTATTGAAAATGAAACAGGCAAAAACCTGTATGGCAAGAACTTAGAAGAACTTAAAAAAGCTGCGAAAGAACTCGATATCGAGCTTGAAGATAGCTACGGCAAGGGCAAAATTATTGATGAAATTTTCGGGGAATATGTTGAGCCCAAGCTCATTCAGCCTACATTCATTACGGATTACCCCATTGAAATGAGTCCGCTTGCCAAGAAGCACCGCGAAAAAGAGGGACTCGTCGAACGCTTTGAATGTATCTGTAATGGAAAAGAGATCGCCAATGCATTTTCTGAACTCAATGACCCTGTAGATCAGCGCAAACGATTTGAAGAACAGGCACGACTACGAGCACAAGGTGATGAAGAGGCCATGACCATCGACGAGGACTTCCTGCAAGCACTTGAATATGGTATGCCTCCAACGGCAGGGCTTGGCATCGGTATCGACCGACTTTCCATGATCATGACCGACTCTGATTCCATTCGTGACGTCTTATTCTTCCCACAAATGAAGCCAGAGAAGTAG
- the pdxA gene encoding 4-hydroxythreonine-4-phosphate dehydrogenase PdxA yields MRKRIAISIGDINGIGPEVVIKSLQSINLDGITPIILSSTEVLDFWSDNLSTAFDYHYAKSITDITNQKINLLESYSDRKLNITPGSFTKQSGKCAMLAVEKGIELCKENQADALVTAPISKEAVNLAGYHIPGHTEFLAEKTNTTDFMMMLVHEQLRVGLVTGHLPIANVSESLSVSLIQKYIHIMQHSINRDFGIAQPDIAVLGLNPHAGDGGVIGSEDQEIIVPAIEQSKADGVTVSGPYPADGFFGNKKYEQFDGVLAMYHDQGLIPFKTIAFGGGVNFTAGLPIIRTSPDHGTAFDIAGENKADPSSFIEAFTLANTLITNRAKKLINDE; encoded by the coding sequence ATGCGAAAACGTATCGCAATAAGTATTGGCGACATTAATGGCATTGGTCCTGAGGTTGTTATAAAATCATTGCAATCCATCAACTTGGATGGAATCACGCCAATAATCTTGAGTTCTACCGAAGTACTTGATTTCTGGTCTGATAATCTTTCGACAGCGTTCGATTATCATTATGCTAAAAGTATAACTGACATTACAAATCAGAAGATAAACCTGCTCGAAAGTTATTCTGACAGAAAACTTAACATCACCCCGGGATCTTTTACAAAGCAGTCGGGAAAATGTGCCATGCTTGCGGTTGAAAAAGGAATTGAACTTTGTAAGGAGAACCAGGCTGACGCTTTAGTAACAGCCCCTATCTCTAAAGAGGCGGTAAATTTAGCAGGTTATCATATTCCCGGACACACCGAATTTCTGGCCGAAAAGACCAACACCACTGACTTTATGATGATGTTGGTTCACGAGCAGTTACGAGTGGGATTGGTAACGGGACACCTTCCAATAGCTAATGTATCCGAGTCACTGTCTGTATCGTTAATACAAAAATATATTCACATAATGCAGCACTCCATTAATCGTGACTTTGGGATTGCACAACCTGACATAGCTGTTTTGGGTTTGAATCCCCATGCTGGAGATGGTGGAGTAATCGGCAGCGAAGATCAAGAAATTATTGTTCCAGCCATAGAACAGAGTAAAGCAGATGGCGTTACTGTTTCCGGTCCCTATCCTGCCGATGGATTTTTCGGAAATAAAAAATATGAGCAATTTGATGGAGTTTTAGCAATGTATCACGATCAGGGACTTATCCCTTTTAAAACAATCGCTTTTGGGGGTGGTGTCAATTTTACGGCTGGCCTGCCAATTATCCGTACGTCCCCTGATCACGGTACGGCCTTCGATATCGCTGGCGAAAACAAAGCTGATCCCTCTTCCTTCATCGAAGCTTTTACACTGGCAAATACACTCATCACCAATCGTGCAAAAAAGCTTATTAATGATGAGTAA
- the queG gene encoding tRNA epoxyqueuosine(34) reductase QueG, whose protein sequence is MNLRQRTQKVREFALRLGFNACGFAKAGRLEKEERRLREWLNQDRNGTMGWMENHFDKRVDPTKLVPGSKSVISVIGSYYHPDHERQQDRYGNKPKIAKYAQGRDYHKVYKKKLKKLFAQTKELLGGLEGRVFVDSAPVLDKAWAVKSGLGWMGKNSNILNKNMGSFFFIGEMIVDAEFNYDTPVTDHCGSCTRCIDACPTNAIYEPYRVDATKCISYLTIELKDQIPEDYRDDLEGWMFGCDICQDVCPWNRDATYGKMEDLSPRQKLLDHDINFWEELDIPQYDALFEGSAMRRAKFEKYKDNVAAAAQSLQKN, encoded by the coding sequence ATGAACTTGCGCCAGCGAACACAAAAAGTACGAGAATTTGCCCTCCGTTTAGGATTTAATGCTTGTGGGTTCGCCAAAGCCGGTCGTCTTGAGAAAGAAGAACGTCGACTGCGCGAATGGCTTAACCAAGATCGCAACGGTACCATGGGCTGGATGGAAAATCACTTCGACAAACGGGTAGACCCTACCAAGCTTGTGCCCGGTTCAAAGTCGGTCATTTCTGTTATTGGCAGCTATTATCATCCCGATCATGAACGGCAACAAGATCGTTATGGAAACAAGCCGAAGATTGCCAAATATGCCCAGGGACGTGATTACCATAAGGTTTATAAAAAGAAGCTCAAAAAACTTTTCGCACAAACAAAAGAACTCCTCGGCGGGTTAGAAGGACGCGTTTTTGTGGATTCGGCCCCCGTTTTGGATAAAGCTTGGGCCGTAAAATCAGGACTGGGATGGATGGGCAAAAATTCTAACATCCTTAACAAAAATATGGGATCGTTCTTTTTTATCGGGGAGATGATTGTAGATGCTGAATTCAATTACGATACCCCTGTTACCGATCATTGTGGCAGCTGTACACGTTGTATCGATGCCTGTCCGACCAATGCAATTTACGAGCCCTACCGTGTTGATGCCACAAAATGCATTTCGTATTTGACCATAGAGTTAAAAGATCAAATTCCAGAGGACTACCGGGATGACCTTGAGGGATGGATGTTTGGCTGTGATATTTGCCAGGATGTGTGTCCATGGAATCGTGATGCGACCTATGGAAAAATGGAAGACCTTTCCCCGCGCCAAAAGCTATTGGATCACGACATCAATTTCTGGGAAGAACTGGATATTCCTCAATACGATGCTCTATTCGAAGGCAGTGCGATGCGGCGAGCCAAATTTGAAAAGTATAAAGACAATGTTGCCGCTGCCGCTCAAAGTTTACAAAAGAATTAG